In Apodemus sylvaticus chromosome 8, mApoSyl1.1, whole genome shotgun sequence, one genomic interval encodes:
- the Lrrc18 gene encoding leucine-rich repeat-containing protein 18 — protein sequence MAKGGKGPKGKKITLNVAKNCIKITFDGRKRLDLSKMGITTFPKCILRLNDIDELDLSRNMIRKIPDSISKFQNLRWLDLHSNYIDKLPESIGQMTSLLFLNVSNNRLTTNGLPVELNQLKNIRTVNLGLNHLDSVPTTLGALKELHEVGLHDNLLTTIPGSIAKLPKLKKLNVKRNPFPNADESDMFVDSIKRLENLYLVEEKDMCSSCLQKCQQARDKLNKIKSMAPSAPRKAIFSNLVSPNSTAKDSQEEWR from the coding sequence ATGGCCAAGGGCGGGAAAGGCCCCAAGGGCAAAAAGATCACCCTTAATGTGGCAAAGAATTGCATCAAAATCACGTTTGATGGGAGAAAACGTCTTGATCTGAGCAAGATGGGAATCACCACCTTCCCCAAGTGTATCTTGCGGCTCAACGATATAGATGAGCTAGATCTGAGCCGGAATATGATCAGAAAGATTCCCGACTCCATCTCCAAGTTCCAGAACCTGCGATGGCTCGACCTGCACAGTAACTATATTGACAAGCTCCCTGAATCCATTGGCCAAATGACCTCCCTGCTCTTCCTCAATGTCAGCAACAACAGGCTGACCACCAACGGGCTGCCCGTGGAGCTGAACCAGCTCAAGAACATCCGCACCGTGAACCTGGGCCTTAACCACCTGGACAGTGTGCCCACCACGCTGGGGGCGCTGAAGGAGCTGCACGAGGTGGGGCTGCATGACAACCTGCTGACTACTATCCCTGGCAGCATTGCCAAGCTCCCCAAGCTGAAGAAGCTCAATGTAAAGAGGAACCCCTTCCCAAATGCAGATGAATCAGACATGTTCGTAGACTCCATCAAAAGGCTAGAAAACCTCTATCTGGTAGAAGAGAAGGATATGTGTTCATCTTGCCTGCAGAAGTGCCAACAGGCCAGGGACAAGTTGAACAAAATCAAGAGCATGGCCCCCTCTGCACCGAGAAAGGCCATCTTTTCCAATTTGGTTTCACCCAACTCAACGGCCAAGGATTCCCAGGAAGAATGGAGGTGA